One Terriglobales bacterium DNA segment encodes these proteins:
- a CDS encoding ABC transporter permease — MRMLVDIFGQTLRTLWAHKMRSFLTMFGIAWGVGSLLLLVGLGEGFRAGQRKQLSTMGQNIMFIFPGRVPAAPGSHTGMRPYMLTFDDYVAIRNEAKYIRDVAPVLMRSDIRVVSDFNNTNGQVTGTTPNFADIRYLPMDTGRWLNELDDQQKNTVAVIGDEMNRNLFPGRPAVGSTILLNGIRFQVVGVLSSVGKNENNTTNFRVFVPYHTMHQYFPLKGENKENSVSFINFRPRTRDEHELAKMEVRKIIARQHGFDWRDEQAFEDWDTIMMEQMVGKIFDAMNMFLGGVGLVTLALGAIGIINIMLVSVSERTKEIGLRKALGATNRVILTQFFLEGAFLTLLSGGIGIGAAAGIMGALGLLPAPEGFDTPKLVASSAMLAVTSLSLAGIVAGLYPARKAALLEPVEALRKD; from the coding sequence ATGCGAATGCTGGTGGACATCTTCGGGCAGACCCTGCGCACGCTATGGGCGCACAAAATGCGCTCTTTTTTGACGATGTTCGGGATTGCCTGGGGAGTTGGATCGCTGCTGCTGCTGGTCGGCTTAGGAGAGGGTTTTCGCGCCGGACAACGCAAGCAGCTCTCGACCATGGGCCAGAACATCATGTTCATTTTCCCCGGCAGGGTCCCGGCAGCGCCCGGCAGTCACACCGGGATGAGGCCTTACATGTTGACGTTCGATGACTACGTGGCCATCCGCAACGAGGCCAAATACATCCGGGATGTAGCTCCCGTCCTGATGCGGTCGGATATTCGGGTGGTAAGCGATTTCAACAACACCAACGGGCAGGTCACTGGAACCACACCGAACTTTGCCGATATTCGTTATCTGCCGATGGATACGGGACGGTGGTTGAACGAGCTCGACGATCAGCAGAAGAACACGGTTGCGGTCATCGGGGATGAAATGAATCGCAATCTTTTTCCTGGCCGTCCGGCTGTGGGCAGTACCATTCTGCTGAATGGAATCCGTTTTCAGGTTGTGGGCGTGCTGAGTAGTGTCGGAAAAAATGAAAACAACACCACAAACTTCCGAGTGTTCGTTCCCTACCACACCATGCACCAGTATTTTCCGCTGAAGGGAGAGAACAAGGAGAACTCGGTTTCATTCATCAATTTTCGACCACGCACCCGGGATGAGCACGAGTTGGCGAAGATGGAGGTGCGCAAAATCATCGCTCGCCAGCATGGGTTCGACTGGCGTGACGAGCAGGCCTTCGAGGACTGGGACACCATCATGATGGAGCAGATGGTGGGCAAGATCTTCGACGCCATGAACATGTTTCTCGGGGGTGTCGGCCTGGTGACGCTGGCGCTGGGCGCGATCGGAATCATCAACATCATGCTGGTCTCGGTCAGCGAGCGCACCAAAGAGATCGGATTGCGCAAGGCTTTGGGCGCTACCAATCGCGTGATCCTGACCCAGTTCTTTCTGGAAGGAGCTTTTCTGACGTTGCTGAGTGGCGGCATCGGTATTGGTGCCGCGGCAGGAATTATGGGCGCGCTGGGATTGTTACCCGCGCCCGAAGGTTTCGACACCCCCAAACTGGTGGCTTCGTCGGCCATGCTTGCCGTGACGTCGCTTTCTCTGGCCGGCATTGTTGCCGGCCTCTATCCGGCGCGCAAGGCAGCGCTGCTGGAGCCGGTGGAAGCTCTCAGGAAGGATTGA
- a CDS encoding ABC transporter permease — translation MIKDLLGQAYAAMRFNARRTALTMLGMAWGIATVVLLLAYGDGFGRAIDSIFSNWGAKIVGFFPGRTSLQAGGSKAGVQVRLTLDDVDRIQNNVPVVKHISPIMFKTCTVQNDTRSFQFEVQGIYPSLHRILNLPVDEGRQINDEDISNRARVVVIGSEAKTKLFSGRYALGEKIRIDGISYQIVGIAAPKMQEGNDDVNRKLYVPFTTFSDLKDIRYLDGIWLDYEVMDYENVERAVRETLSFYHGFRADDRRAVMAFNAMKQVTQFHIITMGLKILLAFIGTITLGIGGIGLMNIMLVSVTQRTTEIGVEKALGARRGHILFQFLAEALIITFAGGVLGVILSYGVSFGIGRITLYSALAKNAEAGDIRLIINSSTLVIATIILALVGLISGMLPAIKASNLDPIEALRYE, via the coding sequence GTGATCAAAGATCTGCTCGGCCAAGCCTACGCTGCGATGCGCTTCAACGCTCGTCGCACCGCTCTTACCATGCTGGGCATGGCCTGGGGGATCGCCACGGTGGTTCTGCTGCTGGCCTACGGGGATGGCTTCGGGCGAGCCATCGACAGTATCTTCAGCAACTGGGGCGCAAAGATCGTCGGCTTCTTCCCCGGCCGAACCTCGCTGCAGGCCGGAGGGTCCAAGGCAGGGGTGCAGGTGCGTCTGACGCTCGACGATGTCGATCGTATTCAGAACAACGTTCCGGTCGTAAAGCACATTTCTCCCATCATGTTCAAGACCTGCACGGTGCAGAACGACACCCGTTCATTCCAGTTCGAGGTGCAGGGAATCTATCCCTCATTGCATCGCATTCTGAACCTCCCGGTGGACGAGGGGCGGCAGATCAATGACGAAGACATTTCGAATCGCGCCCGGGTGGTGGTGATTGGTTCAGAGGCCAAGACTAAGCTGTTCTCCGGTCGATATGCCCTGGGCGAGAAAATTCGTATCGACGGCATCAGTTATCAGATCGTTGGCATTGCGGCGCCGAAAATGCAGGAGGGAAACGACGACGTCAACCGCAAGCTTTATGTCCCCTTCACCACGTTCAGCGACCTGAAGGATATCCGTTATCTCGACGGAATCTGGCTGGACTATGAGGTGATGGACTATGAGAACGTGGAACGCGCGGTGCGCGAAACCCTCTCCTTTTATCACGGCTTCCGCGCCGATGACCGGCGCGCGGTGATGGCTTTCAACGCCATGAAGCAAGTGACGCAATTCCACATCATCACGATGGGTTTGAAGATCCTGCTGGCATTTATTGGTACGATCACTCTGGGAATCGGTGGCATCGGCCTGATGAATATCATGCTGGTTTCGGTGACTCAGCGCACAACCGAAATTGGAGTCGAAAAAGCGCTGGGCGCACGCCGCGGCCACATTCTGTTTCAATTTCTGGCGGAGGCTTTGATCATCACCTTCGCTGGAGGGGTGTTAGGGGTGATCCTTTCCTACGGCGTTTCGTTTGGCATCGGCAGGATCACGCTTTATAGCGCCCTGGCGAAGAACGCCGAGGCAGGCGATATCCGCCTCATCATTAACAGCAGCACGCTGGTGATCGCAACGATAATTCTTGCCCTGGTGGGATTGATCAGCGGAATGTTGCCGGCCATCAAAGCTTCCAATCTGGATCCGATCGAAGCCTTGCGCTACGAGTAG
- a CDS encoding XdhC/CoxI family protein: MDLYEQLVELRRQGRRGALATIINVRGSIPSFNTAKMLVRDDGSIVGTIGGGCVEAEVWQAAREVMEQEKPRTLTFNLNQNPRYDTGLVCGGTLEVYVEPVMPISHVYVFGAGHVAASVYKMARLAGFDVSVVDDREAYANRERFPDAREIIAEDFEQAMARITPNESTYLVIVTRGHRDDMRVLRWAIGTSAHYIGMIGSKRKVLSIYKELEKEGFTPEQFQRVMAPIGLEIGAVTPEEIAISIVAEIIAAKRNAEGTLAHKRYSRSRAALEETSQADHKGSASSSTGE, translated from the coding sequence ATGGACCTCTACGAGCAGCTCGTCGAGCTTCGCCGCCAGGGACGCCGCGGCGCTCTGGCCACCATTATCAATGTGCGCGGATCGATCCCGTCGTTCAACACCGCAAAAATGCTGGTGCGCGATGACGGCTCCATCGTGGGCACCATCGGCGGCGGCTGCGTGGAGGCTGAGGTGTGGCAAGCCGCGCGCGAGGTCATGGAGCAAGAAAAGCCGCGCACGCTTACCTTCAATCTCAATCAGAATCCCCGTTACGACACCGGCCTGGTCTGCGGGGGCACACTTGAAGTGTATGTCGAGCCGGTGATGCCGATCTCTCATGTCTATGTGTTTGGCGCGGGCCATGTGGCGGCCAGCGTCTACAAAATGGCACGGCTCGCCGGATTCGATGTCAGCGTCGTCGACGATCGCGAGGCTTACGCCAATCGTGAGCGTTTTCCCGACGCGCGCGAAATCATTGCGGAAGATTTCGAACAGGCCATGGCGCGGATTACGCCCAACGAATCGACCTATCTCGTAATCGTCACCCGCGGGCATCGCGACGATATGCGGGTTCTGCGCTGGGCCATCGGCACCTCGGCTCACTACATCGGAATGATTGGCTCCAAGCGCAAAGTGCTTTCCATCTACAAGGAACTCGAGAAGGAAGGGTTCACCCCAGAACAGTTCCAACGCGTGATGGCCCCCATTGGGCTGGAGATCGGGGCGGTAACTCCGGAAGAAATCGCCATCTCAATCGTAGCTGAGATAATTGCGGCTAAACGCAATGCCGAGGGAACGCTCGCCCACAAGCGCTATTCACGATCTCGCGCCGCTTTGGAAGAGACCTCGCAGGCGGATCACAAAGGATCTGCGAGTTCCAGCACCGGGGAATAA
- the cofG gene encoding 7,8-didemethyl-8-hydroxy-5-deazariboflavin synthase CofG, with translation MSHCSQSVRIRRENPVSAWDNGGPSVQDLLAEVVAGAPPSKAAALRLLECRPDELPALLTTAVALRRKFKSEVVTYSRKVFLPLTNLCRDYCGYCIFRRDPGQAGAHTMTPEEVLQVAHEGEKLGCTEALFSLGDKPELTFPEMRETLRHLGYKSTLHYLEAMCELVLRETQLIPHANPGLMSAEWLARLRAVSPSLGLMLETTSGALMKSGAAHDGAPDKVPSRRTKVIEEAGEQGIPFTTGILIGIGETLEDRVDSLFRLREMHDRYGHIQEVIIQNFRVKPGIPMQRRPEPSLTDMLRTVATARLILGDMNVQAPPNLSAPNYENLLGAGINDWGGISPLTPDFINPEAPWPHLRELERQTADAGFVLEQRLPVYPEFVAAAQRGGGLGAERLRSAADPHGYAAPRYVEPSVPEGDSRPAAGVPA, from the coding sequence ATGAGCCATTGCTCGCAATCGGTCCGAATACGACGAGAGAATCCGGTCTCTGCCTGGGATAATGGTGGCCCATCCGTTCAGGACCTGCTGGCTGAGGTCGTGGCGGGTGCTCCACCCTCGAAAGCAGCCGCGTTGAGGCTGTTGGAGTGCAGGCCCGACGAGTTGCCTGCTCTTTTGACAACCGCCGTAGCCCTTCGCCGGAAGTTCAAGTCCGAGGTTGTCACCTACTCCCGCAAGGTCTTCCTTCCCCTGACCAATTTGTGCCGCGATTACTGCGGATACTGCATTTTTCGGCGCGATCCCGGCCAGGCTGGCGCTCATACGATGACTCCGGAGGAAGTTCTCCAGGTAGCTCATGAAGGGGAAAAGCTCGGCTGCACGGAAGCGTTGTTCAGTCTCGGCGACAAGCCGGAATTGACGTTTCCTGAGATGCGCGAGACTCTGCGGCATCTCGGTTACAAGTCCACCCTGCATTACTTGGAAGCGATGTGCGAACTGGTGCTCCGCGAGACGCAGCTGATCCCACATGCGAACCCGGGGCTCATGAGCGCAGAATGGCTGGCGCGGCTACGAGCAGTTTCTCCAAGCCTGGGGCTCATGCTGGAGACTACCAGCGGGGCTTTGATGAAGTCCGGCGCCGCACATGATGGCGCTCCCGACAAAGTGCCATCGCGGCGGACGAAAGTTATTGAAGAGGCGGGAGAGCAGGGAATTCCTTTCACTACGGGAATTCTGATCGGTATTGGGGAAACCCTGGAAGACCGAGTCGATTCGCTGTTCCGCTTGCGGGAGATGCATGATCGCTACGGGCACATCCAGGAAGTTATCATTCAGAACTTTCGCGTGAAGCCTGGCATCCCCATGCAACGCCGGCCGGAGCCGAGCCTAACGGATATGCTGCGCACCGTCGCCACAGCGCGATTGATTTTGGGGGATATGAACGTGCAGGCGCCGCCGAATCTCTCCGCGCCGAATTACGAGAACCTTCTCGGCGCGGGCATTAACGATTGGGGCGGAATCTCGCCGCTGACGCCTGATTTCATTAATCCCGAGGCTCCCTGGCCGCACCTAAGAGAACTGGAGCGCCAGACGGCAGATGCTGGGTTCGTTCTTGAGCAGCGGCTACCGGTGTACCCGGAATTTGTCGCGGCTGCGCAACGGGGCGGCGGGCTGGGGGCGGAGCGGTTGCGCAGCGCGGCAGACCCCCACGGCTACGCTGCTCCGCGTTATGTGGAACCGTCCGTCCCCGAGGGGGATTCGCGACCCGCAGCTGGAGTACCGGCATGA
- the cofD gene encoding 2-phospho-L-lactate transferase → MIVVLSGGTGGAKFVAGLKQVVRAEDLTVIVNTGDDLRWWGLHVSPDVDSITYALAGVLSKERGWGFEGDSFRCLERMRELGVPGWFQLGDCDLATHLRRTQLLADGKTLSQATAELASTMGVRSIVLPMTDDPVETRVLTDSGELSFQEYFVRERYRVPVRGVRFAGAEGAKPAPGVIAAIREADAVFIAPSNPITSIGPILAVPGIRAALRETRAPVAAISPIVGGAAVSGPAGEMMRLKGFSVSVAGIAEIYNDFLAVLIADQMDRVSVQAEISAVPVRFTQTIMRSDEDKAALARFALEVIAPLRERVSIPRAG, encoded by the coding sequence ATGATTGTCGTCCTCAGCGGTGGAACCGGCGGCGCGAAGTTTGTGGCCGGGCTCAAGCAGGTCGTGCGCGCCGAAGATCTGACAGTCATAGTCAACACCGGCGATGACCTGCGCTGGTGGGGCCTGCATGTCTCGCCCGACGTTGATTCGATCACCTACGCGTTGGCGGGTGTTCTGAGTAAAGAGCGAGGCTGGGGATTCGAAGGAGATTCCTTCCGTTGCCTCGAACGGATGCGCGAGTTGGGCGTGCCTGGGTGGTTTCAGCTGGGAGATTGCGACCTGGCAACTCATCTTCGCCGAACACAGCTGCTTGCGGACGGCAAAACGCTTAGCCAAGCTACGGCTGAATTGGCGTCAACGATGGGCGTGCGATCAATTGTGCTGCCCATGACCGATGATCCGGTGGAGACGCGTGTGTTGACTGACAGTGGCGAACTCAGCTTTCAGGAATATTTCGTGCGTGAGCGCTACCGGGTTCCAGTGCGTGGGGTTCGCTTTGCAGGGGCAGAGGGCGCGAAACCTGCTCCCGGGGTGATCGCGGCGATCCGCGAGGCCGATGCGGTTTTTATTGCGCCGAGTAATCCGATCACCAGCATCGGCCCTATCCTCGCAGTGCCAGGAATTCGCGCGGCCTTGCGAGAGACTCGTGCTCCGGTAGCTGCGATCAGCCCGATTGTCGGAGGAGCAGCGGTCAGCGGTCCGGCGGGCGAGATGATGAGACTTAAGGGTTTTTCCGTTTCGGTTGCAGGGATTGCGGAAATCTACAACGACTTTCTTGCTGTGCTGATTGCTGACCAAATGGATCGCGTTTCAGTGCAGGCTGAGATTTCTGCCGTTCCGGTTCGGTTCACGCAAACCATCATGCGCTCGGACGAAGATAAAGCTGCGCTGGCGCGATTCGCGCTTGAAGTGATCGCTCCGCTTCGCGAGCGTGTTTCTATTCCACGAGCTGGTTAA
- the cofC gene encoding 2-phospho-L-lactate guanylyltransferase, producing the protein MILVPVKNFANAKQRLSPVLEARERTALAKAMFEDVLATLAQCQSRPEVSVVTGDSHARRVAEAHGFSIIEERENRSETDAIAMASAVCESQGVKFVMVVPADIPLMTAAEVDTVLARAPQEGSVLVPAADRRGTNAIVKSPLNLFPLRFGNDSFQPHLASAQASGKPVVVLELPGIALDIDRADDLAQLITAPIRTRTQRLLAAWNLSERLQQAWQARPAHA; encoded by the coding sequence ATGATCCTGGTTCCGGTGAAGAATTTCGCAAATGCCAAGCAGCGGCTGTCCCCGGTGCTGGAGGCTAGGGAACGCACCGCGCTCGCGAAGGCGATGTTCGAGGATGTACTGGCGACTTTAGCGCAATGCCAGAGCAGGCCTGAGGTGTCGGTGGTGACTGGTGATTCGCATGCGCGCAGAGTGGCCGAAGCCCACGGTTTCTCGATCATCGAGGAACGCGAAAATCGCAGCGAGACCGACGCCATCGCCATGGCCAGCGCGGTTTGTGAATCCCAGGGAGTGAAATTCGTGATGGTGGTTCCTGCTGACATCCCCCTGATGACGGCAGCCGAAGTTGATACTGTGCTGGCGCGAGCACCGCAGGAGGGAAGCGTGCTGGTGCCGGCTGCCGACCGCCGTGGCACGAATGCGATCGTGAAGAGTCCCCTAAATCTTTTCCCTCTGCGGTTCGGCAACGACAGCTTTCAACCCCATCTTGCTTCGGCGCAAGCCAGCGGTAAACCAGTAGTGGTGCTGGAGCTCCCAGGCATCGCACTGGATATCGATCGTGCGGACGATCTGGCGCAGCTAATTACCGCTCCCATCAGGACTCGGACCCAGCGGCTGCTTGCAGCCTGGAATCTGTCGGAGCGCCTGCAGCAGGCATGGCAAGCTCGTCCGGCACATGCCTGA
- the cofE gene encoding coenzyme F420-0:L-glutamate ligase, translating into MPEIRAIPLEGVGEVRPGVDISELVLQATRKKRQKLQPGDILIITHKVVSKAEGQIIPLSSVKPSPATQRWAKKFKLDARVVQLGLNESRRIVRRRNGITIAETRHGFVCANAGVDASNVDGGQSAVLLPRDPDGSARQIHRRIKSRVGFSVPVILTDSFGRPWREGLTEVAIGVAGMKPLRDYRGQRDAHGYRLRVTVDAIADELACMAGLACGKLSRAPACIIRGYPYQRGRGSGRDLIRPAKRDLFR; encoded by the coding sequence ATGCCTGAAATCCGCGCCATCCCACTCGAGGGCGTCGGTGAAGTGCGTCCCGGTGTGGATATATCTGAACTGGTGCTACAGGCAACGCGAAAGAAGCGTCAAAAGCTCCAGCCGGGCGACATTCTGATCATCACCCATAAAGTCGTCTCCAAGGCGGAAGGCCAGATCATCCCGCTGAGCAGCGTGAAGCCCAGTCCCGCGACACAGCGCTGGGCCAAGAAGTTCAAGCTGGATGCGCGCGTGGTGCAGTTGGGTTTAAATGAGAGTCGGCGAATCGTTCGACGCCGCAATGGCATTACGATCGCCGAAACCCGCCACGGCTTTGTCTGCGCGAATGCCGGTGTGGATGCTTCTAACGTCGATGGCGGACAAAGCGCGGTCCTGCTTCCGCGAGATCCCGATGGTTCGGCACGCCAGATTCATCGGCGAATAAAAAGCCGCGTCGGTTTTTCGGTCCCGGTCATCCTAACCGACAGCTTCGGGCGGCCATGGCGGGAGGGTCTGACCGAAGTTGCCATCGGTGTGGCGGGAATGAAGCCGCTTCGCGATTACCGCGGGCAGCGTGACGCGCACGGTTATCGCTTACGTGTTACGGTGGATGCCATCGCCGACGAACTCGCCTGTATGGCGGGTCTGGCTTGTGGAAAGCTGTCGCGTGCCCCAGCGTGTATCATTCGCGGATATCCTTACCAGCGGGGACGGGGAAGTGGGCGCGATCTGATCCGTCCTGCTAAGCGGGATCTGTTTCGCTGA